GGACCTGGACTGGAACCAGGCAGGATTTCAAGAGAAGACTTGAAAATTCACACAGCTCAAGTCCAGACCAGAGTGTGACCTCTTTCCACAGGTCTCGGGGTTTTACAGAAATCTCAGAACCTGGCGGCTTGTGGCACCTGGGCACCAGGAGTTGGGGACGTCTGGTGAAATGAGCAAACTGCCCGTGTCCGTCTGTCGTTTTTGTGGACTGTAGTTGTGGCAGACCGGGACCTACGTATGTAGTGTGGCTGAGTGCTGGAGGGCTTGGCCTGCCTGCCTCATTGGCAGAGCACGTGAGCGCATGCATTGTTTGTATTTGCGGAGATATCTGTCAGCTGCAGTAGCTGCACAGGTGTGCGCCTCTAGCCCTTAGAGACTATCAGAGCAGCCTAGTTTTGATTTTTAGGAATCCATGGTAGGTGGACAGCTACCAGTATTGCCTCATGGCTCCTGGGATAAGTTTCAGCGTGAGCACcttctttgtggagtttgcatgttcttctcaTGTATTTTCTACAACTGTTCAAGCTTCTTTCGTCCTCCCTGAGACATGCTAGCTTCTGCTTGACTGGAGCCTCCAACGTGTGCCAGTGTGTCTCCTTGctatagactggtgtcccatgcAGACTGCAGTCCTGTTTTGTGGAATAAATGGCTTTCTGATAACGGGTGGATGACTTAATCTGTTTGATTTCAGGCCTGCCTGTGTGTGGCCTGTGGGTCAAGCATGCCACACATCTCTCTGACTGTTATGAAGTAGTGCTTCTCCTCCCTCGTCCCCAGGCCTCCCTCCGGCATGGCAGCGGTGTTGCAGGCGCTGCTTAGCGCCTCGGAGAAAGCAGCGAACATAGCGCGCGTCTGCAGGCAGGAGGCGCCGCTGTTCGAGCTGCTGGTCCAGGAGAAGACGGGAGCCGACAAGAACAAGAAGTTCGTCCAGGACTTCAAGACGCTGGCCGACGTGGTCATTCAGGAGATGATCAAGCACGACGTGGGCAAACAGGTGCAGGACCAGAAGGGTTGTGGTCTTTCTGTGAAAGACGAGTGTGCTCCAAATGATTTGCTTTGCCTTTGTTTTGTTCCTGAGGGTTAATTTGAATTGCAGGCAAGTAAAAGGCATAATACAATGCATAATACAGTTAACATAATGTGCCcattaacaaacaaaaaaataaagtaaatcatataATCTAATGTCCAAATTAAGCAGGTTATTGTCCAAATTAAGCAGGTTACTAGTCATGGGAATAAAGGAAAACTTAGTTCTATTGCACCTGAATCAACGCCCAGAAGGAAGGAGCTGAGATTCTCTGTGCAAAGGGGGTCCTGACGGCTAGGATTCTATTGGTGTAGATGTCTGAAAGCTGTAGCACCAGTCATTTTGCCTGTTGGCCAGTCCTACATTCATGCCGTTGGGAAGAATAATTtccagaacattttattttagtcaCAGTCGTTCCTAATTCCTGTTACAGAAACGGGGAGTGACCCCTGTCTGGCCCGGTATTTACCCACTGGGCAGATTGGTAgtctttcattttccagctCTGAGCTCCTGGTCTGGCGTAGGGTGGGACGACCTCGAAGGCAGACGACCCTGGGGGGGTTCGCAGGGAGGCTCCATGGCCAGACGCCCCCCTGCGCGGGTGTGAGGGGGGGGGGCGCTAATGGTGTCTGTTTTCAGTTTCCAGAGCTGGTGGGCTTCATCAGCGGAGAGGAGTCCAACAAGTTCGAGAACGGACTGGGTAAGGCTGTACGGAAGGTCTCAGGGTGGGGGGCTGTGTTCTCCTGGCGGTCAGCAGCCATGTGTGGGCTCTCCCGGCAGGCGAGAGCGTGACGGTGCGGGTGTGCGACACGCCGCGGGAGACGGCCGCCCTGCTCAGCGCGGTTCTGGACGGCAACCGGACGGCGGCCTCTCTGCTGGCCCAGGCCGTCCACCAGGACCTGGAGGTCAGCGACCCGGCCGCCGCCAGCCTGCAGCTGGACGTGAGCCCCGACAGCCTCGGCGTCTGGATCGACCCCATCGGTACGGCGTTCCCCGGCGTGGGGCGAGTCGCCCGGCTCCAAAAGACCAGTCTCCCATCCTAAACCCGTTACTTGTTTCCCTTGCTTTTCCTCGCATTCTGTTTGCTGAACGTGCTTTGAACTCGCAGGCTCAACCATTCCTTCTTTCGGGCAAGAGCCAGGACTGACCACACAGAATTGTGCAGCTCTTTTCTGCCAGAGGGCCTGATGGTTTTCATCTCGGCTGATCCTTCAGTTACTTGAAGGATCCTGCTCTGTTTATATCTTGACTGTTTGAAATGCCCTGTAAACTGTGCAGGACTATGGCTGCCCAGCTGCAGGAGTCCTGCTCTCGGGTGTGTGGATCCAATGCAAGTGGCTCTGAATCCCTGTAATTTTTAGCCCTGAATCTCGAGAACACTGGGTCTTATGCTTTTTCTTCCAACTGAGATTAAATCACAGGGTAATTGAGTTCAGGTTTCTATATGCTCAATCTGGGTGTGTCTGATTTACAGTGTCACACCTATTACGGGCATGTCTCACattgttcaagtagggagctgcgtcagcatgcgtaggctgcaaaggaacaagtaaaggtttgtgcCATGTCTTAACAATGTCTTGATACCCGAAAAACACCCCACAGCcaaaacagtttttcttttcttccatttacgtaatggaataaacctttacttgttcctttgcacttCTCACGTAGTATCACTCCCACCTGTGGGTGTGTCTAATCTAGTGCCACTCCCACCTGTGGGCGTGTCTAATCTAGTGCCACTCCCACACACGTCTCTTCGTCATCAACTAACGGATCAACTAGTAAGAGCTGTTCAGTCAGAAAAATCAGCATCAGGCTGTGTTCAGATTTGTGTGCTGAAGGTGTTGAAAACTACCCTTGAGGCTGGGTATTTCTGATACGCAGGAGTTAGcacgaaaaaaaaacaaaacaaaaaaaagtttaaacaaacagatgaatgaatgaatgaatgaatgaagatGAATCCAGCTACTCTGGAGTGAAAATCAGCAGTGTTCCTCCAGGTCCTGCAACCACATCTCATCGCTTCATCAAATTGGCAACTACAGATAGTTACTTTATTGCCCACTGCTGTGGAAACTTGTCTTTGGCTTCTCCCACAGAAGTACAAAACACTCAAGCTAAAAATGTCACATAAAATCAtgagaaagtaaatgaaataacAACAGTATGTGATACATAAATAGATGgataaataaatatgtagtgGAGGGTCTACATTTACATACCTTCAATGAGCAGTTTTATTGCAGAGGGAGCAAAAAATgtcttataaatgtttttatttgaatttggttCCCTGTACCGTCTTCCTGATGGGAGTGTTATGAATTGAGAATGGAGTGGCTGTGTGGAGTCAGCTGTTCCCTGCCAGTCTGAGAACTGTATTACAATATAAATCCCTGAGCTGGGGCTGCTGCTTCCCAATTATTTTCCCTGTCATTTTCGCAATCCTGGAcagtttggttttgcttttcgACCTCAGGTTTCCAAACCAAACTGTCATGTTAAACACCAGCTCTCAACAAGGCTTTTACATGCCATCTCTAGGACATTTTGACTGACATTAAAGTTCTTTAGGCTTATCAAAGGAGTAGGATAGGAAGGAGAAGGAGACGGAAGGCGTAGACCTAGAATTGACCTGACCAGGGCTGTGCTGTGCTTCCAGATGCCACCAGTCAGTACATCGAGGGGAGAGAGGACGTGGAGGCCCAGGATGGACTATACCCAGGGGGTTTGCAGTGTGCCCTGGTTCTGATCGGGGTGTACCTGCGGGCCAGTGGAGAGCCCATCATGGGCGTCGTCAGTCAGCCCTTCGCTCACAAAGACCCAGGAGGACAGGGGTAAGGCCATCCAGCCTCCGGGCAGAAGAACAGGCGTTGACGCGTTTCATATTTGACTTGACCTGTTTAACATGTATGCCGGCCATTTTAAGCAACCCCCCAGCCAGAGGCTCAGTGGCAGGGGAAAAAATGACCAGAAACGTgaatttttaagaaaaactgaaataaatattcatgTGAATCTGAACGGATTGTGCACAATAGTCAACCCATGCTGTTTGCTGTTCCAGCTGGAGGGGTCAGTACTTCTGGGGGGTGTCCTATGGGAACCTCAACGTCTCCTCGCTGCCTAGGCCGGAGGCGCCCTCCCAGGAGGCGCTTGCTGTggtgctgagctccagtgagaAGGAGCCTGTGAAGCAGGCTCTGGCGCCCCAGTGTGGTGGGAGGCTGCATTACGCCTCGGGAGCTGGCTACAAGATCCTGTGTGTGGCCCTCGGCCTGGTGGACGCCTACGTAGTCTCGGAGGGCAGCACCTACAAATGGGACTCGTGCGCCCCCCACGCCATCCTGCGGGCGCTGGGCGGGGGGGCGGTTGACCTGGGGCAGTGCCTGAGCGGCCTTGCTGAACACGGGGGGCGCCCAGAGCTGAAGTACCACCTGCCCCGAGCGGGATGCCAGGGTGCAGAGAGATGGGCCAACGAGGGTGGAATTGTGGCCTTCTTGGACCCCACGAGGCTGAAGAGGGTGATCAGTgcgcttctgggaaaagtgtaaAACCGTTTAATTTAACTCCTTTGGTCACCGGCATCAGGCAACATCTTTTATCATGGTTTTAATTTCAAGTTTGGATACAGGTACAACATCGGACTACAGTATTAAGTGCTGCCCTTTGTTCCAAATATCTTTTCTGACGTTTTGCAGCCACCTGCAAGCCAACGGTGAGCTGGGGAGGGTAGGTGAGAGGGCACGCAGAGTGGGAGGGGACGCCCCTCGTCAACTCACCCCACAAATCGGCACAAGAAGAACTCAGATAAACGTGATGCACCAGtgaatttctgttgaaaaacagatCTTTTGCCCTAATGGAGCTGGCTGTACTCGGATTTCAAATCCGAAACTAAAACATGACGTTCAGCCTGGAGAGCATACTGCGAGGAAGGGCAACCAGGCAATTCTGTATCATGTTGACATCTTCCTGCACTGAATTCTGAATTCCttcctgggggaaaaaaagccagtTTTGCTTAATGTCTGAACCTTTTGGAATATATCCATTTGCCCCGAGTAAAAATGATAAACGCTGGAGTCGATGAAATCTGCTACAGAAGGTCTGTGTTTTGTCTAGTAAACTGCAGCTGTCTGTCACTATTTGTCCAAACTAGGACAGATGTTTTATATCCAGAAATcaaaccgttttttttttatcagcttCCAGTTGAAGTTCCTTGATGTTGGTCTTTTAGGGCTCAAGGGCGCTGGTATTAGTTCCTAATTTTCTCTGATCTCAGTTAGTTGAAGTAGCAGTTGGATCTGTTTGATAAACAGGACTTTTGCACGCATATGAGGGGGAGGAACAGGTTGGAATTTGGTCTCAGTGGTGAGAGGCAGGGTGGGATTTTCAGTCATCATGTAGCAGAGCTGTCAGAGCAGATGTGACATGGGGTGTTTTTATGTAGTTCTTGAGGCAGGTGTTGGTAAATCACTCAAATATGGAACCCCACTTCCTCCGTTGCAGAGGGTCAGTGGGAAGTAAATACATGAGGAAACTGGTGCAAGTTCAGTACTTGGGTACTTTTAATGCCATTCGAggaggcagctgcgtcagcatgggtaggctgtaaaggaacaagtgaaggtttattccatgctgagaagagatGAAACAATCTTTCGACTGTGacaccaaagaaggctccacggccaaaatgctttcttttcagcaggaaataaaCGTTTGTTTCTTTTATTGGAGCTAAGGGATCAATTGTAACCTGTTGCATGGTTCATTCGTGCCCAAGAATTGCAACCACAACACCAACTGTGTTCATGAGAGGAGGGCATGATTTGCCACCCGGTGTCCTCATGGtttggttcatgtttcattacTAACCAGCTCTTAAAAGGCTGTTTTCCCTTCCTCTGATGTTCCAAATTCCACACTGTACCCAAACTACATGTTCATGTTTTTAGTGTAATAACTGGGATGCCACATTGTACATGAAGTTGTATCAAATTAAGACTGCCAGATCAATGCagctaaacaaataaaataatcccccactctctcacctggGTTGTACTCTTCAGTTTTCTTGCTTTTTCCACTCGTAGACTATTGAgttgttttgtaaaatgtaattgtgatgcatttgcttatTAGGACTCTCctgatgtttttattaaaacacttaaaattgAAATGTTGCAAGACTATCACAGAAAGCAAATGATATTTTCATGTTAACGATGATGAAGCCAAACGTGGACCAAGTATAGCCCCACATTCTAAAGTGaaagacttgtttttttaaagaaaagcttaGGTTGAAGTTAATGTAGCAAAGCAATAGGTTTGTGCAGTAGCGTGTACCAGAACATTTTAATCCTCTTTTAAATTTAATCCATGTTTGAAGATAACATGTTTGAGTGCACAAAGCCTCAGGGCAAAAGGGCTAGACGTATTTTGGGGAACAAAACTGGACTTTCTCCTTTCAACAGAGGTGGATAGCAATTCAGATAAGGGCTCCATTTAACCACAACGATTCTAGAGGAGATGCATGTGCTAGCCTGCGTTGCTTCGCCACATGCAAAGTGCCTGGGGGCTTTGCAAGCTGCTTTGAATGGAAAGGGAGGCTATGCAAAGAGACAGGAAGTCTGTGCCTGAGGCAGTTGCAGCCACAGGTTGCAAAACTTACCATCTTGCACAGAGCCTCTCGGGGGCAGTTCTCCTCAAACTGGGCCACTCGCACTGCCCCGTCCTCCAAACGTCACACCAGCCGCCACAAGCAACATCTGCCGCACACAGCGCCTTGGATTCAAAGGGTTCAACACCCCACGGCAGCGAGGGAGAGCCAGTGCAGTTTGGCAGCAGTAAGACAGCGTTCATGGTCGACGGTGTAATTAACGATAACCGCCCAAGaaatacaaaactttatttATTACTTTACAAAAGAATACGGTAAAACCGGAAACAACTAAATattcaaatacaaaatgttttgtagCAAAAAACGATCTGTACAAGTGCAGCACACCAGTCTGACAGGCCATCTTAAGTGCTGATGGGTGGACAACAGGGATCACTTGTCTTAATACTGGCCTTCCTTCCCCTGCAGCTCTGCAGggccccttcctcctcctcctcctcttctttaACAGGCTGTCCAAGCTCTTACAACACCCGTTTTCTCAACCCACTTCCCACTTCTGTCCTTAGTTTCAGAAAAACGCAGCTATGGGTGCCAGACTCTAGTGAGATTCAGCAAAGATTCAGGTCCATTACTTCATTTCACCAGCTGCTGCTCTCCAGCAGAACCAGCAGCTCAATGACCTGACAGGCTGCCCGGTAGCAGCGCAGGCACAGGCTgacctgcttttaaaaaaaggaaccgAATTCACACATGGAGTGAAATCCTGTGTGTGGAATCGTCCTCACATAACTCTTAATTCTCTGGAAATgtgaaatcaaaacaaaaaaaaataattaggggGGAATAATGAACTGGGAAGATAAGATTAAAATCTCCCCcctttttttagaacaaaacCTGACCTCTTTTTAGATACCCCGGTCTTCTCACAGTCCCATCACTGAGGGGAACACGGCTGCACCTGCAGGAAAGAGAACAGCAAGTCACAGCATGTGATGGTTGTGTCTGCAGGACCCAGCATGCTCATGTACATGCCCATATGACCACTTCATGTTTCACATTTGGCATCACagatttattctgttttatgaACAACCAGATCTGAGTGAGCCATTCTTTGCCAATCTAGCTTTCCCACTGTGACACCCACAGGCTTTTCCATGGGTCCTGCTACCTTTCATAGAGAGACTCCCACAGTGCCCTCAGCAGAGTTGGCATTGCCAGGGGCACTGATGGATCTCTCATCTAACACCGGGCCTGTTCCCAGGCGCCTGGCAAGCTGAAGACACCACCGAGTCCAGGTCGTTCAGggaactgtgtgtgtgagatggtGCTCTGCACAGACACTCAGAACACGTGGAAGGCAGccagctttaaaaaaagtatgATCTTTCATATTCCATATGCCGTAGGAGAAAGCTTTTGCGGGTATTTTTTGCAGCTgagcaaacacacaacacagataAAAACAAGACTCTACTGGATAATATAAAGCTCATAAGGATCTGACTGCACTGACCAACTATGAAAAATTGAGCTGAAGCCAAGTCAGGGGGTATGATGGCTGGC
Above is a genomic segment from Lepisosteus oculatus isolate fLepOcu1 chromosome 1, fLepOcu1.hap2, whole genome shotgun sequence containing:
- the inpp1 gene encoding inositol polyphosphate 1-phosphatase; amino-acid sequence: MAAVLQALLSASEKAANIARVCRQEAPLFELLVQEKTGADKNKKFVQDFKTLADVVIQEMIKHDVGKQFPELVGFISGEESNKFENGLGESVTVRVCDTPRETAALLSAVLDGNRTAASLLAQAVHQDLEVSDPAAASLQLDVSPDSLGVWIDPIDATSQYIEGREDVEAQDGLYPGGLQCALVLIGVYLRASGEPIMGVVSQPFAHKDPGGQGWRGQYFWGVSYGNLNVSSLPRPEAPSQEALAVVLSSSEKEPVKQALAPQCGGRLHYASGAGYKILCVALGLVDAYVVSEGSTYKWDSCAPHAILRALGGGAVDLGQCLSGLAEHGGRPELKYHLPRAGCQGAERWANEGGIVAFLDPTRLKRVISALLGKV